A region of Drosophila mauritiana strain mau12 chromosome 3L, ASM438214v1, whole genome shotgun sequence DNA encodes the following proteins:
- the LOC117140214 gene encoding chorion protein S15, with amino-acid sequence MKYLIACVTLALFAYINASPAYGNRGGYGGVYGGGYGGVQRVVYEEVPAYGPSRGYNSYPRSLRSESNGGSAAAAAAASAAAVNPGTYKQYAIPSYELDGARGHEIGHGYGHRAY; translated from the exons ATGAAGTACCTG ATCGCCTGTGTTACCCTGGCCCTGTTCGCCTACATCAACGCCAGCCCAGCGTACGGCAACCGTGGAGGTTATGGTGGTGTCTATGGTGGTGGCTACGGTGGTGTTCAGCGCGTCGTCTACGAGGAGGTGCCCGCCTACGGACCCTCCCGTGGCTACAACAGCTATCCCCGCAGCCTGCGATCGGAAAGTAATGGAGGAagtgccgctgctgccgccgctgcttcCGCCGCTGCCGTGAATCCCGGAACCTACAAACAGTACGCCATTCCCTCGTACGAGTTGGATGGCGCTCGCGGCCACGAGATCGGACACGGCTACGGACACCGTGCCTACTAA
- the LOC117140325 gene encoding chorion protein S19, translated as MNKFATLAVIFCACIVGSCYANYGGQQSYGQRSYGQDSSAASAASSAAAAGAEGQQRYERPVEIIAGGYRGSYAPEILRPIQVSGGYGGERRGYNGGNYRRAGYGPRWTVQPAGATLLYPGQNNYKAYVSPPEYSKVILPIRPAAPVAKLYVPENQYGNQYVSQYSAPRSSGY; from the exons ATGAACAAGTTCGCT ACTCTGGCCGTCATCTTCTGCGCCTGCATCGTGGGCAGCTGTTACGCCAACTACGGTGGCCAGCAGAGCTACGGACAGCGATCCTATGGTCAGGATAGCTCCGCCGCCTCCGCCGCCAGctcagcagctgctgctggagccGAGGGTCAGCAGCGTTATGAGCGCCCTGTGGAGATCATCGCCggtggataccgcggcagctATGCCCCCGAGATCCTGCGTCCCATCCAGGTCAGCGGTGGATATGGTGGTGAGCGACGTGGCTACAACGGTGGCAACTACCGTCGTGCCGGCTACGGACCCCGTTGGACTGTCCAGCCCGCTGGAGCCACCCTCCTGTACCCCGGCCAGAACAACTACAAGGCTTACGTCTCGCCCCCGGAGTACAGCAAGGTGATCCTGCCCATCCGCCCCGCTGCTCCAGTGGCCAAGCTCTACGTCCCGGAGAACCAGTATGGCAACCAGTACGTTAGCCAGTACTCTGCACCCCGCAGCAGCGGCTACTAG